The following are encoded in a window of Methanobrevibacter olleyae genomic DNA:
- a CDS encoding CDC48 family AAA ATPase, whose translation MADVEIKTKVAETLSQKDVGKNIAKLDMESMFKLGLKDGDLIEIIGSKNTAAIAIASQSDMETIVRIDGTTRKNSGASIGEEVTIKRAEAKEAKKIVLAPIDARIRIGGDLNRAFRNQIMVQGDLINTGIKTPQRRSSMGGGFFDDIFDDMMNVPGIGAMSQIKLAVVSTNPGGVVKVGPNTKVEINEEPVDVSKLDGVSNLVDISYDDIGGLKEEVKKVREMIEIPLKKPELFDKLGIAPPKGVLMHGPPGTGKTLLAKAVANESDAHFIVINGPEIMSKYVGGSEENLREFFEEAEENAPSIIFIDELDAIAPKREETQGEVERRTVAQLLTLMDGLNSRGQVVVIGATNRPDSLDGALRRPGRFDREIEIGVPDKEERKEIMEIHTRGMPLDEDVDLDDLADTTHGFVGADLEALAKEAAMRVVRRIIPDLGADDEIPPEVLEKLVVTKDDFKSALREIQPSALREVLVQVPNVVWDDVGGLDEAKQELKEAVEWPLKYPDKFKEFGVRPPKGTLLYGIPGTGKTMLAKAVANESEANFIAIKGPELLSKWVGESEKGVREVFRKARQTAPTVIFFDEIDSIASSRGAESGDSGVTKRVVNQLLTEIDGLEELEDVAIIAATNRPDIIDPGLMRPGRFDRHIKVDTPNEEARLAIFKVHTKDMPLAKDVKLKKLAKNTEGYVGADIEAVCREAAMLSLRDNIEASEVSAKFFDEAMEKVKPKSVSDEEELIQYY comes from the coding sequence ATGGCTGATGTAGAAATTAAAACCAAAGTTGCAGAAACATTATCTCAAAAAGATGTTGGTAAGAATATTGCTAAATTAGATATGGAATCTATGTTTAAACTTGGCCTTAAAGATGGAGATTTAATAGAAATTATCGGATCTAAAAATACTGCAGCTATCGCAATTGCCTCTCAATCTGATATGGAAACAATTGTTAGGATAGATGGTACTACTCGTAAAAATTCAGGTGCTTCAATAGGTGAAGAAGTCACTATTAAAAGAGCAGAAGCAAAAGAAGCTAAAAAGATTGTTCTCGCTCCTATTGATGCAAGAATTAGAATTGGCGGAGATTTGAATAGGGCATTTAGAAACCAGATAATGGTTCAAGGTGACTTAATAAATACTGGAATTAAAACTCCTCAAAGAAGAAGCTCTATGGGTGGAGGATTTTTCGATGATATCTTTGACGATATGATGAATGTTCCAGGTATTGGTGCAATGAGCCAAATCAAATTAGCAGTTGTTAGTACAAATCCTGGAGGAGTTGTTAAAGTTGGACCAAACACTAAAGTAGAAATCAATGAAGAGCCAGTTGATGTTTCTAAATTAGACGGTGTTTCTAATCTTGTAGATATTAGTTACGATGATATTGGAGGCTTAAAAGAGGAGGTTAAAAAGGTAAGAGAGATGATTGAAATTCCTCTTAAAAAGCCGGAATTATTTGATAAATTAGGTATTGCTCCTCCAAAGGGAGTTTTAATGCATGGACCTCCAGGTACTGGTAAGACATTACTTGCAAAGGCTGTAGCAAATGAAAGTGATGCTCACTTTATTGTAATTAATGGTCCTGAAATCATGAGTAAATATGTCGGTGGCTCTGAAGAGAACTTAAGAGAATTCTTTGAAGAAGCAGAAGAAAATGCACCATCCATTATATTTATTGATGAGTTGGATGCTATTGCACCTAAACGTGAAGAAACTCAAGGTGAAGTGGAAAGAAGAACTGTTGCACAACTTTTAACCTTGATGGATGGACTTAATTCAAGAGGTCAAGTGGTTGTTATCGGTGCAACAAATAGGCCAGATTCCCTTGATGGTGCACTTAGAAGACCTGGTAGGTTTGATCGTGAAATCGAAATTGGTGTACCTGATAAAGAGGAACGTAAAGAAATCATGGAAATCCATACAAGAGGAATGCCTCTTGATGAAGATGTTGATTTAGATGATTTGGCGGATACCACTCATGGTTTTGTAGGTGCAGACCTTGAAGCATTAGCTAAAGAAGCAGCTATGAGAGTTGTAAGAAGAATCATTCCGGACTTAGGTGCTGATGATGAGATTCCACCTGAAGTTTTAGAAAAACTTGTAGTAACTAAAGATGACTTTAAATCTGCACTTAGAGAAATTCAACCATCTGCTTTAAGAGAAGTTCTTGTACAAGTTCCAAACGTTGTTTGGGATGATGTTGGTGGATTGGATGAAGCTAAACAAGAATTGAAAGAAGCTGTAGAATGGCCTCTTAAATATCCAGATAAATTTAAAGAATTTGGTGTAAGGCCACCAAAAGGTACTTTATTATATGGTATTCCAGGTACTGGTAAAACCATGCTTGCAAAGGCTGTAGCAAATGAAAGTGAAGCTAACTTCATTGCAATTAAAGGACCAGAACTCTTATCTAAATGGGTTGGTGAGTCTGAGAAAGGTGTAAGAGAAGTCTTTAGAAAAGCAAGACAAACTGCTCCTACTGTAATATTCTTCGATGAAATTGATTCTATTGCAAGTTCAAGAGGAGCAGAATCTGGTGATTCTGGAGTAACTAAACGTGTTGTAAATCAATTATTAACTGAAATCGATGGTCTTGAAGAGTTAGAGGATGTTGCAATTATTGCAGCTACAAACAGGCCGGATATTATTGATCCAGGTCTTATGAGGCCAGGTAGATTTGATAGACATATTAAAGTTGACACTCCTAATGAAGAGGCAAGACTTGCAATATTTAAAGTTCACACTAAGGATATGCCTCTTGCCAAAGATGTAAAACTTAAAAAATTAGCTAAAAATACCGAAGGATATGTTGGAGCAGATATTGAAGCAGTTTGCCGTGAGGCTGCAATGTTATCTTTAAGGGATAATATAGAAGCTAGCGAAGTTTCAGCAAAATTCTTCGATGAAGCTATGGAAAAAGTGAAGCCAAAAAGTGTAAGTGATGAAGAAGAGTTAATCCAATATTACTAA
- a CDS encoding methanogenesis marker 8 protein gives MDKHVIEALGRAKITIQDGKVVDIGEPMIEYCPLFHKHRGIEKLTEDEIRNNIQFRIDDFGMCKSNRQLRLKDFLSFGISEILSTLLADEIIDCAVMVCEGCGTVIVSESDLAQGVGGRVSGLVETSPIPELISEFSPNHIVDGETAIIDQVEGFKLAVENGYKNIAVTIAFPEDGIIIRQLEKEYEDLNAYLFAVHTTGLSREESELIFDLSDVVTACANKHLRDIAYEEEIFSVGSSIPIYAGSEKGEEFIKLRLDKIGGPKKKTGNSKHPYPLI, from the coding sequence ATGGATAAACATGTGATTGAAGCTTTAGGTAGAGCTAAAATAACAATTCAAGATGGAAAAGTTGTTGATATAGGGGAACCTATGATTGAATACTGCCCTTTATTTCATAAACATAGGGGAATTGAGAAATTAACAGAAGATGAAATTAGAAATAATATTCAATTTAGAATAGATGACTTTGGAATGTGTAAATCTAATCGCCAATTGAGATTAAAGGACTTTTTGTCATTTGGCATTTCTGAAATATTATCTACCTTGCTTGCTGATGAGATTATAGATTGTGCTGTAATGGTTTGTGAAGGTTGTGGAACTGTAATCGTCTCAGAAAGCGATTTAGCTCAAGGAGTAGGTGGAAGAGTTTCAGGGCTTGTTGAAACTAGTCCAATTCCAGAACTTATCAGTGAATTTTCACCAAATCATATTGTGGATGGAGAAACTGCAATAATTGATCAGGTTGAAGGATTTAAATTAGCTGTTGAAAATGGATATAAAAATATTGCAGTAACGATTGCATTTCCAGAGGATGGGATTATTATTAGGCAGCTAGAAAAAGAGTATGAAGATCTAAATGCTTATTTATTTGCAGTTCATACAACTGGCCTTTCTAGGGAAGAATCAGAGCTTATATTTGATTTAAGTGATGTAGTTACTGCATGTGCTAATAAACACTTAAGGGATATTGCTTATGAGGAAGAAATATTCTCTGTAGGTAGTTCTATTCCTATTTATGCTGGAAGTGAAAAAGGTGAAGAATTTATTAAACTAAGATTGGACAAAATAGGAGGTCCTAAAAAGAAAACAGGAAACTCTAAACATCCCTATCCTTTAATTTAA